Genomic DNA from Theobroma cacao cultivar B97-61/B2 chromosome 3, Criollo_cocoa_genome_V2, whole genome shotgun sequence:
TcgtttatataaaattaaagtacTTTATAAATGAGTTAAAAGTATAATACAAAGTAGTAATCTTAACATATTTATTATCTAAATTGAAtgttgataataattttttgaatattattcttttacatgttttgtttgtaattgataaactatttattttaattgataaattatttaagtataaaatttattaatttaattttgatgaataaattatataaaaaatttatttttattattaaatttgaatcaaATCGAGTTTTGTAATAGTATTCACgataatatttgaatattaaattttataattgaaattaaatataaataccTCAAAATTAGTGAATATCTTATTAGTTTCCATTTctaatttattcttttctttccttcaaaCAAAGCTTCATTAAACCAAACATTAAATATAGTTTATTCGTTTAGCATGTGATTTAGATACATGGGCACATTTTCCTTGCTGCTGTTGGACTTTGAAGTTTATATAGAGTACAGTGCTTTACTTGGATATGGGACCACCGGCCCCATGTGATGCCACGTGCGCAGTTTTCAATGCACTCCACGTGGAGTGAACGGTCCATGTGGTCTCACATGACAAGTTCACTGCTCACCCCGCCTCGGCATGGTTCTTTTACGTGCCATCTGGACCGAAAAATTAACTCTCCATCTCATCTCTTTTCCATCTCCTTATCTCCACCCGTTGGGCAGTACACGTGtctgattttattaaaagtaacgtgagtaattttttaagtattaagaTTAAATACTCCTTTCCTCtcgttattttatttattattttattgtgttaaaataaattttttatattataaatttatcttttataatttgtaaTACGTGTTCATATTAACAAGcattaaatatgtatattaaaattttattaaaatcaaaactttgATGAAAGCACCTTTATgattttcgaaaaaaaaaaaaccgttacttttttttaatgctgGAATAACTTTCAAGGTCAACTctctgttaaaattttattaagatGAAAAAAAGTACAATAAGAGGACATACACCTTACCCTAAAAATTACATGTGAGATtgtaaaaagaaatatttctttccttgcatatattttatgaatacATGGGATAAGTAATATTACTCCTTTACAAGACTTAatagcaaaaaataaattaggacTCTCAATAGAGGTATTACTTTATTTGTATACTTTGTATGGATAcataagataaataatattactcttttagaagaaattcattgtaaaaaataaataaagagtattactcatttatatttatttaaatctaacATATAAAAGATTCAATTTGTAAAACTTCAAAGTGACATTTAATTCACATTCATAATCGATGAATAtgaaaaattctaaaaattaaatgtttcaaACAATTCCAAATAAAAGTTAGAATATATCTAATATCAAACGAACCTAGActgttttttttatcaaatgcAACATAACCATAGCATTCATCtcaatcaatattttaaagaaattgtGGTCATGGCATAAAAGTAGTCCTCTCTCAAAAACAAGTAGCTCGACTTTCAAAGAATTTTGGAATCAAGATTTTAAGAGaaactaaatataaacataCTTGTTGATTACACACAACTCCTCCACACAGTTTGAAAATGGTCTTTAGCACTCTCATCTAtgttaaatttgatttcaTTCATGTTTGGCTTAAgctatttaatgatttttaatatatgaaaaataaaaaaaataaaatgtttaaaatgaaagaataaCAACAAACACTTATCCAATCTTTATCAAGAGGCAGTTTTTTATATTAACCATTTGGACTTTTCCTACCAAGTCATTGTTAATTTATACCCAAGCCCTTATCCTCATGCActtgtttttttattcttagtTCTTCAGTCTACCCGTTGTTAGGTTGTCTATGATCCTAGACTAATTTGAAGGCAACCGTGGAAATCTAGATATATGATCAGAAAGAGACAAACCCATTCTATGGAAATTAGGCCTCGGTATGTCCAAAAACTAAATTGCAAATGAGATGAACATCCTGGCTTACCTTTAGCGCAAATGAAAGCTTGCCGGACTATGGGCCTTACGTTAGCCCAGATTACATGTAAACCGGACCCTCACTTCATTGTGGTCTTGTGGAtattaatacataaaaaaCAATTTGCTTACGTCACTTaatatgtttttcataattttgtaCCATCTATTACAAAAATCTTAAttcttaaataataaattttcacaatgaaaataaaaaacttaacaAAAAAGTAATAcgaatatataaaatttatcacacacataacataaaattataaaaaaaaatcaagtagaTATTAAATGCGGATagaaatattttgttgttAGTACACATATTGAACTTTTCTAAAACAACCAAGTGAGCACCAAATGGACTGAGGATTTTTGTTCTCAATACATATATGTTCAATCTTTCTAGAATGAATCCTACTTCAAATAGAAATAGCTGTACTAGTGAAATTGGACTCCTTCGAGGTCAAGGATTTAATCACATCCTTTGTTTAAAGTTCATTCTCCCCCTTTCAACGACGCTATTCTATTTTTctctaagaaaaaaaagacattattttatcatcatGGCTACCTGGTCTGCTCTCCCGAAATCTATCTTGATCGTGGTAAtgaaaaaactaataaatctTTCTGACAAAATCAGATTCAGCAGTGTTTGTTCATCATGGAGATCAGTCGCTCTCCAGGAACGCTTCCAGCTCCTCCGTTGCGCACCTCCAGGCTTCATAATTCCCGGCTCTCCGAATAACTCATGCAAGGCACGCTGCTTTTTACCCTTTACAAAGATCAAGCTCTGCAACGATGGTGATACCCTTGTCCACAATAACTTACCTCTGCTTTCACTTCCAGATAAGAGTCAGTGTTGCGGGTCTTACCAGGGATGGCTCGTGATGGTGAACCCCAACCTAGACATGGCCATGGTAGACCTGGTTTCAGGTGTTAGATTCAGACTCCCTGGTGTCACGACTCTCCCTCCAGTACCTCAAGCTTTAGCCTTGTCAAAGACTCATGTGTTTTACTCCATTTCCTCTGTGAACAAGGCTTTCATCTCCTCGAGCCCTACCTGCAGTGTCCCTTCCAAGtgctttttctttgttatatATACTCGCCATCATGCCTTGGCCTATTGCAAACTAGGAGACACAACCTGGAGCCCCTTAAAATCTACAGATTCAGTTGGCAAACCGTTTAATGGTTTTACAGATGCCATATATCACAAAGGACAGCTGTATGCGTTGCATGAAACCGAAAAAATCTTTACCTGTGAGCTCACTGCCCCTTCTCCAGAGATGACTGAGTTCTTAGCCAGTCCACACAGATTTATTAACAAGCAGTGCTCTAAGGAAGTCTGCTACCTCGTCGAATCAGGAGGAGAGTTACTGCTTGTGTACCGCAGGAAAGATAACACTCGCACCAGAATAGGTTACAGAACAAGGATGTTCGAAGTATACAGATTAGATTTCAGTCTGAAGAAATGGATTCCAGTAGTAAGTTTGGGTGAATATGCCCTGTTTTTGGGGCGTAGTCAGTCTTTCTCACTATCTGAGTTGAAAGTGGGAGGCATTAAAAGGAACCACATATATTTCATGGATGATTGTATTCATGCTGATCACTATTACAAGAAGGACACAGGATATGACATGGGGGAGTTCAATTTGGAGAGCTCAACCATTGATTTCTACCCTACCAGCTTCAGGCTACCTTATCAACCTGGGTTTTGGGTCACTCCAGCACTGCAATCAAGTCTTACCTTAGGCTACAAATCCTTTGATCTATATCT
This window encodes:
- the LOC18606015 gene encoding F-box protein At2g26160, producing MATWSALPKSILIVVMKKLINLSDKIRFSSVCSSWRSVALQERFQLLRCAPPGFIIPGSPNNSCKARCFLPFTKIKLCNDGDTLVHNNLPLLSLPDKSQCCGSYQGWLVMVNPNLDMAMVDLVSGVRFRLPGVTTLPPVPQALALSKTHVFYSISSVNKAFISSSPTCSVPSKCFFFVIYTRHHALAYCKLGDTTWSPLKSTDSVGKPFNGFTDAIYHKGQLYALHETEKIFTCELTAPSPEMTEFLASPHRFINKQCSKEVCYLVESGGELLLVYRRKDNTRTRIGYRTRMFEVYRLDFSLKKWIPVVSLGEYALFLGRSQSFSLSELKVGGIKRNHIYFMDDCIHADHYYKKDTGYDMGEFNLESSTIDFYPTSFRLPYQPGFWVTPALQSSLTLGYKSFDLYLSRNFDSS